The following coding sequences are from one Gossypium raimondii isolate GPD5lz chromosome 4, ASM2569854v1, whole genome shotgun sequence window:
- the LOC105766612 gene encoding uncharacterized protein LOC105766612 — protein MNASTKLGIALLVIFTTCLFALLLELVYVLQRKRQPLIVSGGPGVISSKELLYFFCCKNKPTRVEPSSGVVSTTPTEAATAVDSEAATMEEEEYELAKWHEVYGQSRVLYTIKEGEREGADSVETSSGQSETKSEKRFCLSGRVEMPNDVAVVVDVGEEEATPFSTPISSPSYFTPSPSPGRDVAISISSLENDDIRSSETERPESGTFSLSSEGE, from the coding sequence ATGAATGCTTCAACCAAGCTTGGCATAGCTCTCCTCGTTATCTTCACAACATGCCTTTTCGCTCTTCTCTTAGAGCTGGTTTACGTCCTTCAGCGAAAACGTCAACCATTAATCGTCAGCGGCGGCCCCGGTGTAATCAGCTCTAAGGAACTACTGTACTTCTTCTGCTGCAAAAACAAACCAACCCGTGTGGAACCCTCCTCTGGGGTAGTGTCTACGACGCCAACGGAGGCTGCCACAGCGGTGGATTCGGAGGCAGCCACCATGGAGGAAGAAGAGTACGAGTTGGCAAAGTGGCATGAGGTGTACGGACAATCGAGGGTTTTGTATACGATAAAAGAAGGTGAAAGAGAAGGAGCTGACAGCGTCGAGACATCTAGTGGTCAGAGTGAAACGAAAAGCGAGAAGAGGTTTTGTTTGTCGGGTCGGGTCGAAATGCCCAATGACGTGGCGGTTGTTGTTGATGTGGGGGAAGAGGAAGCGACGCCCTTCTCAACGCCCATCTCTTCGCCTTCTTACTTTACTCCTTCACCTTCTCCTGGTCGTGATGTTGCGATTTCGATATCGTCACTGGAAAATGATGACATAAGATCGTCGGAGACTGAAAGACCGGAAAGCGGAACTTTCAGTTTAAGCAGCGAAGGCGAGTAA
- the LOC105767226 gene encoding uncharacterized protein LOC105767226 — MGLRLMVGRGASPGKGLGKYLQGKVEAPMLKGKFDYFGLGYKPDMKQMRKEVEKRQERRRARLSGEEVKGIYLPLARGSRSEGIEEMLEKVCINAIEAAERRSLLKIGPYEPGNLLRMVEQEDKQILPHKESLEIVSLEEGKEVKIETDIAARTKYDLIELLREFKDVFAWSYQDMPGLNTSIVVHRLPIKEDCKPVQQKFRRMRPDVVLKIKEEVKKQFDTGFLQEVKYSEWVANIIPVPKEDGKVGMCVDYRDLNKASSKDNFPLPYIDTLVDNTAGHSLFSFMDGFSRYNQIKMHPEDMSKTTFITLWGTFRYKVMPFGLRNAGATTEEDHLRVLRKLFLRLRKFQLKLNPAKCIFGARSGKLLGFIVSKKEIEIDPDKVKAIRDLPPSNTQKEVRGFLGRLNYIAQFISQLTEKCDPVFRLLKKHNLGEWDEGCQKAFDKIKQYLTNAPILSLPSPDRPLILYLTVFNNSMGCVLGQHDETGKKERAIYYLIYVSQKAIKGSAIADFLASRALEDYEPLNFDFPNEELLYVANTEENPRIDHIWKLNFDGASNATEYEACIMGIHAAIQRNIKVLRVYGDSALVIYQLKGEWETRDPKLISYRRLVLELVDEFDDITFSDLLREENQMADVLATLASMI, encoded by the exons ATGGGCCTGCGATTGATGGTTGGAAGAGGAGCTTCGCCAGGAAAAGGGTTGGGAAAGTACCTTCAGGGGAAGGTTGAGGCACCCATGCTGAAGGgaaagtttgattattttggCTTAGGCTACAAGCCAGATATGAAGCAAATGAGAAAAGAAGTGGAGAAAAGGCAGGAGAGAAGAAGGGCACGACTAAGCGGAGAGGAAGTCAA GGGGATTTATTTACCCTTAGCGAGGGGGTCCAGAAGTGAAGGCATTGAAGAAATGTTGGAGAAAGTTTGTATCAATGCTATAGAGGCAGCTGAAAGAAGGTCCTTGCTGAAGATCGGCCCATATGAACCTGGGA ACTTGTTGAGAATGGTGGAGCAAGAGGATAAGCAGATCCTACCTcataaggaatcattagaaatcgTGAGCCTAGAGGAAGGGAAAGAGGTGAAAATCGAAACGGACATCGCCGCAAGGACGAAATAcgacctcattgaattacttcGAGAGTTCAAGGATGTTTTCGCATGGTCCTATCAGGATATGCCAGGGCTAAATACTAGCATTGTGGTACATCGTTTacctataaaagaggattgcaaacCAGTTCAGCAGAAGTTCAGAAGAATGAGACCTGATGTTGtgctgaaaataaaagaggaggttaaAAAGCAGTTCGACACTGGGTTCTTACAGGAAGTTAAGTACTCCGAATGGGTAGCAAACATTATCCCTGTTCCTAAAGAGGATGGAAAGGTAGGGATGTGCGTAGATTACAGGGACCTGAATAAGGCGAGTTCAAAAGACAATTTTCCGCTGCCGTACATTGACACTTTGGTAGATAACACGGCTGGTcactcattattttctttcatggacggCTTTTCcagatacaatcaaataaagatgcaccCGGAGGACATGAGCAAAACCACTTTCATTACCTTATGGGGAACATTTCGTTACAAAGTAATGCCCTTTGGATTGAGGAATGCAGGAGCAAC AACGGAGGAGGATCATCTCCGAGTCTTGAGGAAGTTGTTcttgagattgagaaaatttcagCTCAAACTCAACCCAGCAAAATGCATATTTGGAGCCAGATCAGGAAAGTTGTTGGGCTTTATAGTCAGTAAGAAGGAGATTGAGATTGACCCGGATAAAGTTAAAGCAATACGAGATCTGCCTCCTTCAAACACCCAGAAAGAAGTCCGAGGGTTCCTAGGAAGGTTGAACTACATTGCTCagttcatttcacaattgactgagaaatgtgatccaGTGTTTCGCCTTCTGAAGAAGCATAATCTGGGGGAATGGGATGAGGGATGTCAGAAAgcttttgacaaaataaaacaatacttgACTAATGCTCCAATACTATCACTGCCTAGTCCAGATAGGCCATTGATATTATATCTAACGGTGTTTAacaattccatgggatgcgtcTTGGGCCAACATGACGAGACAGGGAAGAAAGAGAGagcaatatactatctca tatatgtaagtcagaaggctaTAAAAGGAAGTGCAATAGCTGATTTTCTAGCCAGCAGAGCCCTGGAAGACTAtgagcctttgaactttgattttccaaatgaggaATTATTGTACGTGGCTAACACTGAAGAAAACCCTCGAATAGACCACATCTGGAAGTTAAATTTCGACGGAGCTTCAAACGCTACAG aatatgaagcgtGTATTATGGGCATTCACGCAGCCATCCAACGGAACATCAAAGTGCTAAGAGTATATGGGGATTCCGCATTGGTGATATATCAACTtaaaggggaatgggaaactAGAGACCCTAAGTTAATCAGTTATAGAAGGCTGGTCCTCGAGTTGGTTGACGAGTTTGACGATATCACCTTCAGTGATCTCCTACGAGAGGAAAATCAAATGGCTGATGTATTGGCTACTCTAGCTTCGATGATTTAG